A single bacterium DNA region contains:
- a CDS encoding peroxiredoxin family protein yields the protein MWSKLPVFAVAVLAVLVLVGGCRQTAGPTAQTPPVAAPVTPPPSTQAGAQADGVGKRAPDFTVTDIDGKTHSLKDYAGKILVVDFWATYCKPCVEHLRDYDDAAYELGKQGVEFLALSNGDSEAEIKGWRPEGFDIPLAALDDKTHKAFFGDVAIVPIPQVRIIDRKGILRYSLGPDATSAQVKDDIKALLAE from the coding sequence ATGTGGAGCAAGCTTCCCGTGTTTGCAGTCGCAGTTCTGGCCGTGCTGGTGCTGGTAGGAGGGTGCAGGCAAACAGCAGGCCCCACAGCGCAGACGCCGCCCGTAGCGGCGCCCGTGACGCCTCCGCCGTCCACGCAGGCGGGAGCGCAGGCCGACGGTGTGGGGAAGAGGGCCCCGGACTTCACCGTCACGGACATTGACGGCAAGACGCACAGCCTCAAGGACTACGCCGGCAAGATCCTGGTGGTGGACTTCTGGGCGACGTACTGCAAGCCGTGCGTAGAGCACCTGCGCGACTACGACGATGCGGCCTACGAGTTGGGCAAGCAGGGCGTGGAGTTCCTGGCGCTGTCCAACGGGGACAGCGAGGCCGAGATCAAAGGCTGGCGTCCCGAGGGCTTCGACATCCCCCTGGCGGCGCTGGACGACAAGACCCACAAGGCCTTCTTCGGGGACGTCGCGATCGTGCCCATCCCCCAGGTGCGGATCATTGACCGCAAGGGCATCCTGCGGTATTCCCTCGGGCCCGACGCCACCTCAGCCCAGGTCAAGGACGACATCAAGGCCCTGCTGGCGGAGTAG